The proteins below come from a single Thermus islandicus DSM 21543 genomic window:
- a CDS encoding (Fe-S)-binding protein has translation MLTLPEKILFLLLAIGSLSYAYMGFRRVYLAVRRGRPEDRFDRLPERLGRALWLTLTQQTVFKRRPLVSLLHAFVFYGFVYYLLVNLVDLLEGYFPLEAQGGLWNPFNLVADLLTALILVGILGLMLRRYLVAPKDFTWNPRVPLHEGVRAGIPRDSAIVGAFITFHVGSRLLSKAAGLAQADPDPFQPVASLLAAPLAALTPEALAFLEHLFWWGALGSILLFLPYFPRSKHIHLFLAPINLAFRKEVPGALAPLDLEAEVNEEARFGAEKLEDLSWKRLLDAYACIMCNRCQEACPAYTTGKALSPAAILISERYELNGILQDFAQGKESPRPLMEFALNEEALWACTTCLACVEVCPVGNEPMLHILDVRRAKVLMEGEFPAQLNSAFRGMERSGNPWGIGQDKRLDWAEGLRVPTVEEKPHPEVLYWVGCAPSYDPRAQRIARSMAEILNASRVDWAVLGRREKCTGDAARRAGNEYLFFQLATENVETLNAVAPKTIVTTCPHCFHTLKNEYKDFGGEYRVVHHTEFLAELLRSGRIRVEEGTRKAVFHDPCYLGRHNGVYEAPREALKGAGLEVVDPPRSRERSFCCGAGGAQFWKEEEPGAMRVSENRYKELKGTGAEVIATGCPFCMAMLNVEVAQDEKAPEVLDVAELVARGLKA, from the coding sequence ATGCTCACCTTGCCGGAGAAAATCCTCTTCCTCCTCCTCGCGATAGGAAGTCTCTCCTACGCCTACATGGGCTTCCGCCGGGTGTATTTGGCCGTGAGGCGGGGGCGGCCGGAGGACCGGTTTGACCGCCTGCCCGAGCGCCTCGGGCGGGCCCTTTGGCTTACCCTCACCCAGCAGACGGTCTTCAAGCGCCGCCCCCTGGTCTCCCTCCTGCACGCCTTCGTCTTCTACGGCTTCGTCTACTACCTCCTGGTGAACCTGGTGGACCTCCTGGAGGGCTACTTCCCCCTGGAGGCCCAGGGGGGCCTGTGGAACCCCTTCAACCTGGTGGCCGACCTCCTCACCGCCCTCATCCTCGTGGGCATTCTGGGCCTCATGCTCCGCCGCTACCTCGTGGCCCCTAAGGACTTCACCTGGAACCCCCGGGTGCCCCTCCACGAGGGGGTGCGGGCGGGCATCCCCCGGGACTCGGCCATCGTGGGGGCCTTCATCACCTTCCACGTGGGCAGCCGCCTCCTCTCCAAGGCCGCGGGCCTGGCCCAGGCCGATCCCGACCCCTTCCAGCCCGTGGCCAGCCTGCTTGCGGCCCCCCTCGCCGCCCTGACCCCGGAGGCCCTGGCCTTCCTGGAGCACCTCTTCTGGTGGGGGGCGCTGGGGTCCATCCTCCTTTTCCTGCCCTACTTCCCCCGCTCCAAGCACATCCACCTCTTTCTGGCCCCGATCAACCTCGCCTTCCGCAAGGAGGTCCCCGGGGCCCTCGCCCCCCTGGACCTCGAGGCGGAGGTCAACGAGGAGGCCCGCTTCGGCGCGGAAAAGCTGGAGGACCTCTCCTGGAAGCGCCTGCTGGACGCCTACGCCTGCATCATGTGCAACCGCTGCCAGGAGGCCTGCCCCGCCTACACCACGGGGAAGGCCCTGAGCCCAGCCGCCATCCTCATCTCCGAGCGGTACGAGCTGAACGGGATCCTCCAGGACTTCGCCCAAGGGAAGGAGAGCCCCAGGCCCCTCATGGAGTTCGCCCTGAACGAGGAGGCCCTCTGGGCCTGCACCACCTGCCTGGCCTGCGTGGAGGTCTGCCCCGTGGGCAACGAGCCCATGCTCCACATCTTGGACGTGCGCCGGGCCAAGGTCCTCATGGAGGGGGAGTTTCCCGCCCAGCTCAATAGCGCCTTCCGGGGGATGGAGCGCTCCGGCAACCCCTGGGGCATAGGCCAGGACAAGCGCTTGGACTGGGCGGAGGGCCTTAGGGTGCCCACGGTGGAGGAAAAGCCCCACCCCGAGGTCCTCTACTGGGTGGGCTGCGCCCCGAGCTACGACCCCCGGGCCCAGCGGATCGCCCGGAGCATGGCCGAGATCCTGAACGCCAGCAGGGTGGACTGGGCGGTTTTGGGTAGGCGGGAGAAGTGCACCGGGGACGCCGCCAGGCGGGCGGGCAACGAGTACCTCTTCTTCCAGCTCGCCACGGAGAACGTGGAGACCCTAAACGCCGTGGCCCCCAAGACCATCGTCACCACCTGCCCCCACTGCTTCCACACCCTGAAGAACGAGTACAAGGACTTTGGCGGGGAGTACCGGGTGGTCCACCACACGGAGTTCCTCGCCGAGCTCTTGCGCTCGGGCCGGATCCGGGTGGAGGAAGGGACGCGCAAGGCGGTCTTCCACGACCCCTGCTACCTGGGCCGCCACAACGGGGTTTACGAGGCCCCCCGGGAGGCCCTGAAGGGGGCCGGCCTCGAGGTGGTGGACCCCCCGAGGAGCCGGGAGCGGAGCTTCTGCTGCGGGGCGGGTGGGGCCCAGTTCTGGAAGGAGGAGGAGCCCGGGGCCATGCGGGTCTCGGAGAACCGCTACAAGGAGCTTAAGGGGACCGGGGCGGAGGTCATCGCCACCGGCTGCCCCTTCTGCATGGCCATGCTCAACGTAGAGGTGGCCCAGGACGAGAAGGCTCCCGAGGTCTTGGACGTGGCTGAGCTCGTGGCCCGGGGCCTCAAGGCCTAG
- a CDS encoding class I SAM-dependent methyltransferase yields the protein MPKDWDAFYREAQGDRPPAFAVRAYGPFLPPGPVLDLAGGLGRNARYLLGRGHPVVLVERSPEALRRLAGTPGLALLAMDLEAEDAPKRLPRGPFAGIVLTYYVHRSLLRALPSLLLPGGLLLVEGFSRKEALRRGRPFSPFYWEPKELLTPPPGLSLRAFGEGWMGGYRVYAVYTRP from the coding sequence ATGCCTAAGGACTGGGACGCCTTCTACCGGGAGGCCCAGGGGGACCGCCCCCCGGCCTTCGCGGTCCGGGCCTACGGGCCCTTCCTCCCCCCGGGGCCTGTGCTGGACCTGGCGGGGGGCCTGGGCCGGAACGCCCGCTACCTCCTCGGGCGGGGCCACCCCGTGGTCCTGGTGGAGCGGAGCCCCGAAGCCCTAAGGAGGCTTGCGGGCACCCCGGGGCTTGCCCTCCTGGCGATGGACCTCGAGGCCGAAGACGCCCCAAAGCGCCTCCCCAGGGGCCCCTTCGCCGGCATCGTCCTGACCTACTACGTGCACCGCTCTCTCCTCCGGGCCCTCCCCTCCCTTCTCCTCCCCGGGGGGCTCCTCCTGGTGGAGGGCTTCTCCCGGAAGGAGGCCTTAAGGCGGGGAAGGCCCTTTAGCCCCTTCTACTGGGAGCCCAAGGAGCTCCTCACCCCTCCCCCGGGCCTTTCCTTAAGGGCCTTTGGCGAGGGGTGGATGGGGGGGTACCGGGTCTACGCCGTCTACACTAGGCCTTGA
- a CDS encoding TerC family protein, producing the protein MSGEALLVLLSVVALEALLSGDNALVLAVMVRPLPPHLRARALMYGLLGAYLLRGLALLFAVYLIQLWWAQVLGGLYLLQLAVQHFRDHPEARPLPEATAREFWRAVLRINLVDLAFAVDSILAVVAFSKDLLLVFSGVALGILFIRLLAGSVVALMERYPGLERVAYALVGWAGFKLLLEGEGTLAHLLHRPELALELPKAVFWGGTLLILALGSLLAFRRHA; encoded by the coding sequence ATGAGCGGGGAGGCCCTCCTCGTCCTCCTCTCCGTGGTGGCCCTCGAGGCCCTCCTCTCCGGGGACAACGCCCTGGTCCTGGCGGTGATGGTGCGGCCCCTGCCCCCTCACCTCCGGGCCCGGGCCCTCATGTACGGCCTTCTCGGGGCCTACCTCCTAAGGGGCCTCGCCCTCCTCTTCGCCGTCTACCTCATCCAGCTCTGGTGGGCCCAGGTGCTGGGGGGGCTTTACCTCCTCCAGTTGGCGGTCCAGCACTTCCGGGACCACCCCGAGGCCAGGCCTCTCCCCGAGGCCACGGCCAGGGAGTTTTGGCGGGCGGTCCTGCGCATCAACCTGGTGGACCTGGCCTTCGCCGTGGACTCCATCCTGGCGGTGGTGGCCTTTTCCAAGGACCTTCTCCTGGTCTTTTCGGGGGTGGCCCTCGGGATCCTCTTCATCCGCCTTCTGGCGGGCTCGGTGGTGGCCCTCATGGAGCGCTACCCGGGCCTGGAGCGGGTGGCCTACGCCCTGGTGGGCTGGGCGGGGTTCAAGCTCCTCCTCGAGGGGGAGGGCACCCTCGCCCACCTCCTCCACCGCCCTGAGCTGGCCCTGGAACTCCCCAAGGCGGTCTTCTGGGGAGGCACCCTCCTCATCCTGGCCCTGGGGAGCCTCCTCGCCTTCCGGCGCCATGCCTAA
- a CDS encoding alpha/beta hydrolase-fold protein: MVRLGRRSATFYPPEGAYALIGDFTDWERNPIPLSGPLTLEFPEGAYVEYAFLDREGRPFPDPHNPERADNPWWSYPRAIRLPGFRYEAPPEPQEEPKVARHRLGERRFYVAETGPDPQATVVAQDGVAFYRTAGLHKVARALFEAGEIPPVRLVFVEPVDRNTEYRFSEAYEEEFHRILSEVERAYGPLGEGVLVGASLGGLFSLWQAWRYPERFPKVLALSPALKAHPGGKDAHQDEEWLLLRYAEAERLPRVYLEVGLLEWLLAPNRRFAALLADRKVPHAYRERPSGHNWVTWKQALAPGLRYLLGGP, from the coding sequence GTGGTACGCCTAGGACGAAGAAGCGCCACCTTCTATCCCCCGGAGGGCGCCTATGCCCTCATCGGCGACTTCACCGACTGGGAGAGGAACCCCATCCCGCTCTCGGGCCCCCTCACCCTGGAGTTCCCCGAGGGAGCCTATGTGGAGTACGCCTTCCTGGACCGGGAGGGAAGGCCCTTCCCCGACCCCCATAACCCCGAGAGGGCCGACAACCCCTGGTGGAGCTACCCGAGGGCCATAAGGCTTCCCGGCTTCCGCTACGAGGCCCCGCCCGAGCCCCAGGAGGAGCCCAAGGTGGCCCGGCACCGCCTGGGGGAGAGGCGCTTCTACGTGGCCGAGACCGGCCCCGATCCCCAGGCCACGGTGGTGGCCCAAGACGGAGTGGCCTTCTACCGCACCGCGGGGTTGCACAAGGTGGCGCGGGCGCTTTTTGAGGCGGGGGAGATCCCCCCGGTGCGCCTGGTCTTCGTGGAGCCCGTGGACCGGAACACCGAGTACCGGTTCAGCGAGGCCTACGAGGAGGAGTTCCACCGGATCCTTTCCGAGGTGGAAAGGGCCTACGGCCCCCTGGGGGAAGGGGTCCTGGTGGGGGCCTCCTTAGGGGGGCTCTTCTCCTTGTGGCAGGCCTGGCGCTACCCGGAGCGCTTCCCCAAGGTCCTCGCCCTCTCCCCCGCCCTGAAGGCCCACCCCGGAGGAAAGGACGCCCACCAGGACGAGGAGTGGCTCCTCCTTCGCTACGCCGAGGCGGAGCGCCTTCCCCGGGTCTACCTGGAGGTGGGGCTTTTGGAGTGGCTTCTCGCGCCTAACCGCCGCTTTGCCGCCCTCCTCGCCGACCGAAAAGTCCCCCACGCCTATCGGGAGAGGCCCTCGGGGCACAACTGGGTCACCTGGAAGCAGGCCCTGGCCCCGGGGCTCCGCTACCTCCTGGGGGGCCCATGA
- a CDS encoding L-lactate dehydrogenase translates to MKVGVVGSGMVGSAAAYALALLGGVRELVLLDLDRKRAEAHAEDILHATPFAHPVWARAGEYGDLEGARVVVIAAGVAQRPGETRLQLLDRNAQVFAQVVPRVLEAAPEAILLIATNPVDVMTQVAYRLSGLPPGRVVGSGTILDTARFRALLAEHLQVAPQSVHAYVVGEHGDSEVLLWSSAQVGGVPLSAFAEARGRTLSPEERARIDEGVRRAAYRIIAGKGATYYGIGAGLARLVRAILADEKGVYTVSAFTPEVEGVLEVSLSLPRILGAEGVEGTVYPGLSLEEREALRRSAEILKEAAFALGF, encoded by the coding sequence ATGAAGGTCGGCGTGGTGGGCTCGGGGATGGTGGGGAGCGCCGCGGCCTACGCCCTGGCCCTCCTCGGGGGGGTGCGGGAACTGGTCCTCCTAGACCTGGACCGGAAGCGGGCCGAGGCCCACGCCGAGGACATCCTTCACGCCACCCCCTTCGCCCACCCCGTCTGGGCGCGGGCGGGGGAGTATGGGGACCTCGAGGGCGCCCGGGTGGTGGTGATCGCCGCCGGGGTGGCCCAGCGCCCCGGGGAGACCCGCCTACAGCTTCTGGACCGCAACGCCCAGGTCTTCGCCCAGGTGGTGCCGAGGGTTTTGGAGGCGGCCCCCGAGGCCATCCTCCTCATCGCTACCAACCCCGTGGACGTGATGACCCAGGTGGCCTACCGCCTCTCCGGCCTCCCCCCGGGACGGGTGGTGGGCTCGGGGACCATCCTGGACACCGCCCGCTTCCGCGCCCTTCTGGCCGAGCACCTTCAGGTAGCCCCCCAGTCGGTCCACGCCTACGTGGTAGGGGAGCACGGGGACTCGGAGGTCCTCCTCTGGTCCAGCGCCCAGGTGGGCGGGGTGCCCCTTTCCGCCTTCGCCGAGGCTAGGGGGCGGACCCTTTCCCCGGAGGAGCGGGCCCGTATAGACGAGGGGGTCCGCCGGGCCGCCTACCGGATCATCGCCGGGAAAGGGGCCACCTACTACGGCATCGGGGCGGGGCTTGCCCGTTTGGTGCGGGCCATCCTTGCCGACGAGAAGGGGGTCTACACCGTGAGCGCCTTCACCCCCGAGGTGGAGGGGGTCCTGGAGGTGAGCCTTTCCCTTCCCCGCATCCTGGGGGCGGAGGGGGTGGAGGGGACGGTCTACCCCGGCCTGAGCCTCGAGGAGCGGGAGGCCCTGAGGCGGAGCGCCGAGATCCTCAAGGAGGCCGCCTTCGCCCTAGGATTTTAG
- a CDS encoding DUF1517 domain-containing protein: MRLWAWVVLLLLGLGLGQKSGGGVGGRPYAPSPPPPMSPGPAPMYPLPGPYPAPVYVYPGGGGSLGLVPVLVLAGLALAAFLMVRGLGRAGAGPSASLGRLRLALLVRPEVQRALRRLAEEADTTTAKGLADLLDEVALLLLREAPAWRFGSYEAREGSEEEVLALFDAWMLEDRSTYQETFRHFEGKRQQAPYTPQVEPGGRYLVASLLLAVRGELPRPGPLDREKAKEVLLAFAGSTPFTLLAFHLAWTPEKEGEALTEEELLVLYPKLDKL, translated from the coding sequence ATGCGGCTTTGGGCCTGGGTGGTCCTCCTCCTCTTGGGCTTGGGCCTGGGGCAGAAGAGCGGGGGCGGGGTGGGGGGAAGGCCCTATGCGCCAAGCCCTCCCCCGCCCATGAGTCCGGGGCCTGCCCCCATGTACCCCCTGCCGGGCCCGTACCCGGCCCCGGTCTACGTTTACCCGGGAGGCGGGGGCAGCTTGGGCCTGGTCCCGGTTCTGGTCCTGGCGGGCCTGGCCCTAGCGGCCTTCCTCATGGTGCGGGGCCTAGGGCGGGCCGGGGCGGGGCCCTCGGCCAGCCTGGGCCGCCTGAGGCTTGCCCTCCTGGTGCGCCCCGAGGTGCAGCGGGCCTTGAGGCGGCTGGCGGAAGAGGCTGACACCACCACGGCCAAGGGCCTGGCCGACCTCCTGGACGAGGTGGCCCTCCTCCTCCTAAGGGAGGCCCCCGCCTGGCGCTTCGGGAGCTACGAGGCCAGGGAGGGAAGCGAGGAGGAAGTCCTGGCCCTCTTTGACGCCTGGATGCTGGAGGACCGGAGCACCTACCAGGAGACCTTCCGCCACTTTGAGGGGAAGAGGCAACAAGCCCCCTACACGCCCCAGGTGGAGCCGGGCGGCCGGTACCTCGTGGCCTCCCTCCTCCTCGCCGTGCGGGGGGAGCTTCCGAGGCCCGGCCCCCTGGACCGGGAGAAGGCCAAGGAGGTCCTGCTGGCCTTTGCGGGGAGCACCCCCTTCACCCTCCTCGCCTTCCACCTCGCCTGGACGCCGGAAAAGGAGGGGGAGGCCCTCACGGAGGAGGAGCTCCTCGTTCTCTACCCTAAGCTGGATAAGCTCTAA
- the lon gene encoding endopeptidase La, which produces MLPQTLPVCPVRGSVIYPTMVMPIDAGRPISIRAIDEALARERVLLIVSQRDKEVENPKPSDLYEVGTACNILKMRKNPDGSVQVLVQAFARVRVAEWLDLGDHLEARGEVISDEPGDPITVKALVREVKDRFQALLKEGKYLPPEVAQFVLNLEDPSQLADYIAFHMDFRLEDKQRVLETASVAERLKAVLVLLEGELALLETQRRIQQQVKEEIDRNQREYFLREQMKAIQRELHGEEGAEEVEEFRRKLEALDLPPVVRQEAERELNRFARMHPDSAEASVIRTYLDWIVNLPWNTRTEDNLDLERAKEILERDHYGLEKVKDRVLEFLAVRRLKAERAKRGEIPPDEVNKGPILLFVGPPGVGKTSIAKSIAEALGRRYVRVSLGGVRDESDIRGHRRTYIGAMPGRIIQGLRQAGTKNPVFLLDEVDKLGISYQGDPAAALLEVLDPAQNKEFVDHYLGVPFDLSEVMFICTANFPQNIPAPLMDRMEAIEFTSYIEQEKLEIAKRYLLPRQLRENGLEEGQVVVTEAALTRLITHYTREAGVRQLEREIGALLRKAARQILEEGRKRIRITERDLERYLGPPRFLPETEAQKPQVGVATGMYYTPVGGDIMFVEVSVMPGKGNLILTGQLGDVMKESARAALSYAKRNALRFGIPLDRFEKSDIHIHVPAGAIPKEGPSAGVAIVSALVSALTEVPVRHDVAMTGEITLTGRVLPIGGVKEKVLGARRAGIREVVLPKQNEPDLADIPRPLRQNMTFHFVEHLDQVLDLALVGGLKALEARAKARRPARGKKELVAHA; this is translated from the coding sequence ATGCTGCCCCAAACCCTGCCCGTCTGCCCTGTGAGGGGGTCGGTCATCTACCCCACCATGGTCATGCCCATTGACGCAGGCCGGCCCATCTCCATCCGGGCCATTGACGAGGCCCTGGCCCGGGAGCGGGTGCTTCTCATCGTGAGCCAGAGGGATAAGGAGGTGGAAAACCCCAAGCCCTCCGACCTCTACGAGGTGGGCACCGCCTGCAACATCCTCAAGATGCGCAAGAACCCGGACGGCTCCGTCCAGGTCCTGGTGCAGGCCTTCGCCCGGGTCCGGGTGGCGGAGTGGCTGGACCTGGGGGACCACCTCGAGGCCCGGGGGGAGGTGATCTCCGACGAGCCCGGGGACCCCATCACCGTGAAGGCCCTGGTGCGGGAGGTGAAGGACCGCTTCCAGGCCCTCCTCAAGGAGGGGAAGTACCTGCCCCCCGAGGTGGCCCAGTTCGTCCTGAACCTGGAGGACCCCTCGCAGCTTGCCGACTACATCGCCTTCCACATGGACTTCCGCCTCGAGGACAAGCAGCGGGTGCTGGAGACCGCAAGCGTGGCGGAGCGGCTGAAGGCGGTCCTCGTCCTTTTGGAGGGGGAGCTCGCCCTCCTGGAGACCCAAAGGCGCATCCAGCAACAGGTCAAGGAGGAGATTGACCGCAACCAGCGGGAGTACTTCCTCCGCGAGCAGATGAAGGCCATCCAGCGCGAGCTCCACGGGGAGGAGGGGGCCGAGGAGGTGGAGGAGTTCCGGAGGAAGCTGGAGGCCCTGGACCTGCCCCCCGTGGTGCGCCAGGAGGCGGAAAGGGAGCTCAACCGGTTTGCCCGCATGCACCCGGACTCCGCCGAGGCCAGCGTCATCCGCACCTACCTGGACTGGATCGTGAACCTCCCCTGGAACACCCGCACCGAGGACAACCTGGACCTGGAAAGGGCCAAGGAGATCCTGGAGCGGGACCACTACGGCCTGGAGAAGGTGAAGGACCGGGTGCTGGAGTTCTTGGCGGTGCGGAGGCTCAAGGCGGAGCGGGCCAAGCGGGGGGAGATCCCGCCCGACGAGGTGAACAAGGGCCCCATCCTCCTCTTCGTGGGGCCGCCGGGGGTGGGGAAGACCTCCATCGCCAAAAGCATCGCCGAGGCCCTGGGGCGGCGGTACGTGCGGGTCTCCTTGGGCGGCGTAAGGGACGAGTCCGACATCCGGGGCCACCGCCGCACCTACATCGGGGCCATGCCCGGGCGGATCATCCAGGGCCTGAGGCAGGCCGGGACCAAGAACCCCGTCTTCCTCCTGGACGAGGTGGACAAGCTGGGCATCTCCTACCAGGGCGACCCGGCGGCGGCCCTCCTCGAGGTTTTGGACCCTGCCCAGAACAAGGAGTTCGTGGACCACTACCTGGGGGTGCCCTTTGACCTCTCCGAGGTGATGTTCATCTGCACCGCCAACTTCCCCCAGAACATCCCCGCCCCCCTCATGGACCGGATGGAGGCCATTGAGTTCACGAGCTACATTGAGCAGGAGAAGCTGGAGATCGCCAAGCGCTACCTCCTGCCGAGGCAGCTAAGGGAAAACGGCCTCGAGGAGGGGCAAGTGGTGGTCACGGAGGCCGCTCTCACCCGCCTCATCACCCACTACACGCGGGAGGCGGGGGTGAGGCAGCTGGAGCGGGAGATCGGGGCCCTCCTCCGGAAGGCCGCCCGCCAGATCCTCGAGGAGGGGAGGAAGCGGATCCGCATCACCGAGCGCGACCTGGAGCGGTACCTCGGCCCGCCCCGCTTCCTCCCGGAGACCGAGGCCCAAAAGCCCCAGGTGGGGGTGGCCACGGGGATGTACTACACCCCCGTGGGCGGGGACATCATGTTCGTGGAGGTCTCCGTGATGCCGGGCAAGGGGAACCTCATCCTCACCGGCCAGCTAGGGGACGTGATGAAGGAGTCGGCCCGGGCCGCCCTCTCCTACGCCAAGCGGAACGCCCTCCGCTTCGGCATCCCCCTGGACCGCTTTGAGAAGAGCGACATCCACATCCACGTGCCCGCGGGGGCCATCCCCAAGGAGGGGCCCTCGGCGGGGGTGGCCATCGTGAGCGCCCTGGTCTCCGCCCTCACCGAGGTGCCGGTGCGCCACGACGTGGCCATGACCGGCGAGATCACCCTCACGGGGAGGGTCCTGCCCATCGGCGGGGTGAAGGAGAAGGTCCTGGGGGCGAGGCGGGCCGGGATCCGGGAGGTGGTCCTGCCCAAGCAGAACGAGCCCGATCTCGCCGACATCCCGCGGCCCCTCAGGCAGAACATGACCTTCCACTTCGTGGAGCACCTGGACCAGGTCCTGGACCTGGCCCTGGTGGGGGGCCTGAAGGCCCTGGAGGCCCGCGCCAAGGCCAGGCGGCCTGCCAGGGGGAAGAAGGAGCTCGTGGCCCACGCCTAA
- the bshA gene encoding N-acetyl-alpha-D-glucosaminyl L-malate synthase BshA, whose amino-acid sequence MKGLRLGLVAYPGLGGSGIVATELADRLARMGHRVYLFATERPFRLPRESPAVYVPVDLPYYPVFPGPLYTLSLAGTLEREARRLGLDLVHTHYAIPHAAAAYLGLGGAFPLVHTLHGTDVSLLGMDPSFHGPTRRALQAARATTAVSRALAKEAEKAFGIRPRVIPNAVDPERFRPRPERKRLYAGEGEWLLVHASNFRPIKRVPDLVRAFAKVRRRLPARLLLLGKGPEEAEARRVAEELGVARWVTFHPPTPHPEEVLGAGDLFLLASEEESFGQAALEALASGVPVVATAVGGVPELITPEVGRLVELGDLEGFAEAVLELLQSPRLPEMRKRAREYAAERFHPERITAQYLEVYREALG is encoded by the coding sequence GTGAAGGGGCTCCGCCTCGGCCTCGTGGCCTACCCGGGGCTTGGGGGTAGCGGCATTGTGGCCACGGAGCTGGCGGATAGGCTCGCCCGGATGGGGCACCGGGTCTACCTCTTCGCCACGGAAAGGCCCTTTCGGCTCCCGCGGGAAAGCCCCGCGGTCTACGTGCCCGTGGACCTCCCCTACTACCCCGTCTTCCCTGGGCCCCTCTACACCCTCTCCCTGGCGGGCACCCTGGAACGGGAGGCCAGGAGGCTCGGGCTGGACCTGGTCCACACCCACTACGCCATCCCCCATGCCGCGGCGGCCTACCTGGGCCTGGGCGGGGCCTTCCCTCTGGTCCACACCCTCCACGGCACGGACGTTTCCCTGCTGGGCATGGACCCTTCCTTCCACGGGCCCACGAGGCGGGCCCTTCAGGCGGCCCGGGCCACTACCGCGGTGAGCCGGGCCCTGGCGAAGGAGGCGGAAAAGGCCTTCGGGATACGGCCCCGCGTCATCCCCAACGCCGTGGACCCGGAGCGCTTCCGCCCAAGGCCCGAGCGCAAGCGGCTTTACGCCGGGGAGGGGGAGTGGCTTCTTGTGCACGCCTCCAACTTCCGCCCCATCAAGCGGGTGCCCGACCTCGTGCGGGCCTTCGCCAAGGTAAGAAGGAGGCTTCCTGCGAGGCTTCTCCTTTTGGGCAAGGGTCCCGAGGAGGCCGAGGCCAGGCGGGTGGCGGAGGAGCTCGGGGTGGCCCGATGGGTCACCTTCCACCCCCCCACCCCCCACCCGGAGGAGGTGCTGGGGGCGGGGGACCTGTTCCTTTTGGCCTCGGAGGAGGAGTCCTTCGGCCAGGCGGCCCTCGAGGCCCTGGCCTCGGGCGTCCCGGTGGTGGCCACGGCGGTGGGCGGGGTGCCGGAGCTCATTACCCCGGAGGTGGGCAGGCTCGTGGAGCTCGGGGACCTCGAGGGCTTCGCCGAGGCGGTGCTGGAGCTTTTGCAAAGCCCCAGGCTTCCCGAGATGCGCAAGCGGGCCCGGGAGTACGCTGCGGAGCGCTTTCACCCCGAGCGCATCACCGCGCAGTACCTGGAGGTCTACCGGGAGGCCCTAGGGTAA
- a CDS encoding LptF/LptG family permease, which produces MTLYRHLLKESVPILFLALLFLTAVFLFGFFYAGARWLEGVPIPKVLRWLSFHVPGVLVQVFPIALVTATVLLFGRLAAEGAQFALLSAGIPLYRAALPLLLLGGLLSLAALYLQEYVVPEANNRVRVAWWDEIHTQGAGLFRLKGMQIPIGQGKSLYFQDFDLGAREMVGVRITAFQGEVGTFLFAERGSWEDKRITLKGYRLYRVDFREVPGLEGAKDLLAQVRKVFRAASQGEVLEVSSDLSRARAIADYADTFSFGQDSLSEAWRKMRDPFLAPLERDRARLEFHSKLALPLANLVLVLLAAAMALRYGKSPGLALGMSVVLSLAYYGAFFLGRSLAGIGALPPELGAWGANLLFLLLGARALR; this is translated from the coding sequence ATGACCCTTTACCGCCACCTCCTCAAGGAAAGCGTCCCTATCCTCTTCCTCGCCCTCCTCTTCCTCACCGCCGTCTTCCTCTTCGGCTTCTTCTACGCCGGGGCGAGGTGGCTGGAAGGGGTGCCCATTCCCAAGGTCCTCCGCTGGCTCTCCTTCCACGTGCCCGGGGTGCTGGTGCAGGTCTTCCCCATCGCCCTGGTCACGGCCACCGTCCTCCTCTTCGGGAGGCTTGCGGCGGAAGGGGCCCAGTTCGCCCTCCTCTCCGCCGGCATCCCCCTGTACCGGGCCGCCCTGCCCCTCCTCCTCCTCGGAGGCCTGCTCTCCCTGGCGGCCCTCTACCTCCAGGAGTACGTGGTCCCCGAGGCCAACAACCGGGTGCGGGTAGCCTGGTGGGACGAGATCCATACCCAAGGGGCGGGCCTCTTCCGCCTCAAGGGCATGCAGATCCCCATCGGCCAGGGGAAAAGCCTCTACTTCCAGGACTTTGACCTGGGGGCCAGGGAGATGGTGGGGGTGCGGATCACCGCCTTCCAGGGGGAGGTGGGCACCTTCCTCTTCGCCGAGCGGGGCAGCTGGGAGGATAAGCGCATCACCCTTAAGGGCTACCGCCTCTACCGGGTGGACTTCCGGGAGGTGCCTGGCCTCGAGGGGGCCAAGGACCTCCTCGCCCAGGTGCGCAAGGTCTTCCGGGCGGCAAGCCAAGGGGAGGTGCTGGAGGTGTCCTCCGACCTCTCCCGGGCCCGGGCCATCGCCGACTACGCCGACACCTTCAGCTTCGGTCAGGACTCCCTCTCCGAGGCCTGGCGGAAGATGCGAGACCCCTTCCTCGCTCCCCTGGAGCGGGACCGCGCCCGGCTGGAGTTCCACTCCAAGCTCGCCCTGCCCCTGGCCAACCTGGTCCTGGTCCTCCTCGCCGCGGCCATGGCCCTCCGCTACGGGAAAAGCCCCGGACTCGCCCTGGGGATGAGCGTGGTCCTCTCCCTGGCCTACTACGGGGCCTTCTTCCTGGGGCGTTCCCTGGCTGGAATCGGGGCCCTGCCCCCGGAGCTCGGGGCCTGGGGGGCCAACCTGCTCTTCCTCCTCCTGGGAGCGCGGGCCCTAAGGTAA